The stretch of DNA CTAGGTCCTCCAGCTCCTCCCTGGTGGCATAGTCTATAGGCATCCCCCGCCTCCCCGCGGACTCCCACGCTTCAAACAGCCTCTCAAGTATGGCCGAAACCTTGGGGTCGCCGTAGAAGGCGGCTTTAAGCCAGGTGTTCTCACTGTCGTCTATAAGCCTGAGTATACGCTCCTTAGCATCACTACCCGACATCACGCCGCCCCGGTATATAAGTGTTGCCGGCGCCCGTTTAACCTCCATACTGCTGCTGGGCGGCCCTCTTCCACTGCTCCACCACGTCGTAGCCATATATGGTCTTCAGGAGCTCCCTGCCCTCCGGCGTGACCCTCTCCGGCGTCCAGGGCGGGTCGAACACAACCTCGACCTCCACGTCCTCAGCCTCGGGGACCGCCTCTCTTATAGCGTCTTCCACATACGCTGGCAGGGCCACGCTAACGGGGCATCCTATAGCTGTGAGGCTCATCTTCACCTTAATCCTCGGCTTCTCCCTGGGCCCCTCAACCCTCACCTCATATATGAGCCCCAGGTCGTAAACGTTGACAGGTATCTCGGGGTCGTAGACCTCCTTGAGAGCCTCAACTATCCTGTCCAGCAGCTCCTTGGGACCCTCGAGAACAATCTTAGCGCCACCCTCCTCCTCGGACAACATAGGCACCCATTTTAACAACTGTTAAAACCCGGGGGTTATCCCCTTTTCCCTCCCCGAACAGCCCTCCTAAACCTAGCCACCACCACCGCAAGGCTCAGGAAAGGCGCCAGCGCTATGACTACGAGCCCGACCACCATGAGCGGCAGCGACCCCCTCGAGTCGGCGACAAGGACTATAGCAAGGCCAGCCACCACTATAGCCGCAGTTAGGAGCAGCTTCTCAGCAACTATCCTCCTCGGAGATACTGCCGCCAAGCTCCTCGACCCCCCTCCTAACTTTCTCCAGAGCCTTCAAAGCCTCTGCCCTAGCCTCTTCCAGCGTCGAGGCCCTAGCAAGCACCCTAACCCTCACTAGAGGCTTCCCGATCTCAGACCCCTGGGGGTGGCTCTTCACATACACCCTCGGCGACACCCTAGACGCCTCCTTAATATAGGGGGCCAGGGACGACTCGGGAACCCCCACTACCGCTATGCCACACTCGACCACAGCCCCCGGGGGAGCTATCTCCTCGAGCAGCGGTCTGAGAGCCTTCTCGAACATCGCCTCCATCTCACTGGGCACCCCAGGGAGAGAGGCCACCAAGGAGCCCCGAGCCTCAACCACAGCGCCTGGTGCAGCACCCACAGGGTTCTCCAAGGGTTCAGCACCATCGGGCAGCATGGCCATCTTAACTCTATCCTCCGTAAGTCCCAGCCCCCTCTTGGAGTAGAATCTCCGCACCATCTCCAGAGCCCCGGGGTGGAGCTTGAGACCCCTGCCCAGAGCCATCGCCACACCCTGGAGTGTGACGTCGTCGTACGTCGGCCCTAGCCCCCCAGTGGTTATAACA from Aeropyrum pernix K1 encodes:
- a CDS encoding iron-sulfur cluster assembly protein; amino-acid sequence: MLSEEEGGAKIVLEGPKELLDRIVEALKEVYDPEIPVNVYDLGLIYEVRVEGPREKPRIKVKMSLTAIGCPVSVALPAYVEDAIREAVPEAEDVEVEVVFDPPWTPERVTPEGRELLKTIYGYDVVEQWKRAAQQQYGG
- a CDS encoding nicotinamide mononucleotide deamidase-related protein, with the protein product MEEHPRAWIISVGNELLIGRTINTNAAWLGSRLTLLGFEVERVVTVPDRVEDIAEEVGRALGRARVVITTGGLGPTYDDVTLQGVAMALGRGLKLHPGALEMVRRFYSKRGLGLTEDRVKMAMLPDGAEPLENPVGAAPGAVVEARGSLVASLPGVPSEMEAMFEKALRPLLEEIAPPGAVVECGIAVVGVPESSLAPYIKEASRVSPRVYVKSHPQGSEIGKPLVRVRVLARASTLEEARAEALKALEKVRRGVEELGGSISEEDSC